A part of Gambusia affinis linkage group LG19, SWU_Gaff_1.0, whole genome shotgun sequence genomic DNA contains:
- the pheta2 gene encoding sesquipedalian-1, with translation MKLHEKILTHFLSCTSPVDKEGYLYKKKERNATYYRRWFVLKANLLFYQERPADRHLLGVIVLEGCVVQMLDSDGFFPFTLQFGSGLKTYRFAAGDAQTQRRWVKALFLASHSYLSSLVRDLGRQYEEAKQQQDPTNSCSSSKTLSSPINSLLVPTLGPFSVVREGRSFSASAALLPPSMPTKMAAKKSPKKWPRRNAHVTPLNGPVPPYGEWPLVGSDPLEEFSKLHDFYGQEVQKAREEWLRSRQTEKEQHEKDLIDLA, from the exons ATGAAGCTCCATGAGAAGATTCTGACCCATTTCCTGTCATGCACATCTCCAGTGGATAAGGAGGGATATCTCTACAAAAAG AAGGAGAGAAATGCCACTTACTACAGGCGGTGGTTTGTGCTGAAAGCCAACCTGCTGTTCTACCAGGAGCGTCCGGCTGATCGTCACCTTCTGGGCGTCATCGTGTTGGAGGGCTGCGTGGTCCAGATGTTGGACTCTGACGGGTTTTTCCCCTTCACCCTCCAGTTCGGGTCCGGACTCAAAACCTACAGGTTTGCCGCCGGAGACGCTCAGACTCAGAGGCGCTGGGTTAAAGCGCTCTTCCTGGCCAGCCACTCTTACCTCTCCAGTCTGGTGAGAGACCTGGGGAGGCAGTATGAAG AAGCTAAACAGCAACAGGACCCTACCaactcctgctcctcctccaaaACCCTCAGTTCGCCCATCAACAGCCTCCTGGTTCCAACACTGGGACCATTTTCAGTTGTCAGGGAGGGGAGGAGCTTCAGCGCCAGCGCTGCTCTACTGCCACCATCAATGCCTACTAAAATGGCCGCCAAAAAGTCGCCCAAAAAGTGGCCGAGGAGAAACGCTCATGTGACGCCCCTCAACGGACCGGTGCCGCCGTACGGCGAATGGCCTCTGGTGGGGTCCGACCCGCTCGAGGAGTTCAGTAAACTTCATGATTTTTATGGGCAGGAGGTTCAAAAAGCAAGAGAGGAGTGGCTGAGGAGTCGACAAACAGAAAAGGAGCAACATGAGAAAGATCTAATCGATTTGGCCTGA